The following are from one region of the Sandaracinus amylolyticus genome:
- a CDS encoding NAD(P)H-binding protein, with the protein MADEAPILVTGAAGRVGSIGRMVVERLRERGLAVRALVHREDARAEALRAMGAEVVIGDLTRTEDVARALAGCRRVYFGMSVSEQYLEATTAVAAAARAQGDLEVLVNISQMTVSQMSLTDQTDSPQQRQHWLAERVLEWSGLPVVEVRPTVLFENPFFLAWAAESIRRDGTIRLPFGAGRTSPVAARDVVDAVTVILTDPAPHIGRIYELTGPRSQDMRAIAAQYAAALHRPVTYVDVPFEQWRDQELRPRNLPEHLRHHIEVMASLHAANRYDRSTCDVESITGHPAADIVQDVARHVAEFGP; encoded by the coding sequence ATGGCAGACGAAGCTCCGATCCTGGTCACCGGCGCCGCGGGACGGGTCGGCTCGATCGGTCGTATGGTGGTGGAGCGCCTCCGAGAGCGAGGCCTCGCGGTGCGCGCGCTCGTCCATCGGGAGGACGCGCGCGCCGAGGCCCTGCGTGCGATGGGGGCCGAGGTCGTGATCGGCGATCTCACGCGCACCGAGGACGTGGCGCGCGCCCTCGCGGGATGCCGTCGTGTCTACTTCGGCATGAGCGTGTCCGAGCAGTACCTCGAGGCCACCACCGCGGTCGCCGCAGCGGCGCGCGCGCAGGGCGACCTCGAGGTGCTGGTCAACATCTCGCAGATGACCGTCTCGCAGATGAGCCTGACCGACCAGACCGACTCGCCGCAGCAGCGGCAGCACTGGCTCGCGGAGCGAGTGCTCGAGTGGTCGGGGCTGCCGGTGGTGGAGGTCCGCCCGACCGTCCTCTTCGAGAACCCGTTCTTCCTCGCGTGGGCGGCCGAGTCGATCCGGCGCGACGGCACGATCCGCCTGCCCTTCGGCGCGGGCCGGACCTCGCCGGTCGCCGCCCGCGACGTGGTGGACGCGGTCACCGTGATCCTGACCGATCCCGCGCCGCACATCGGTCGGATCTACGAGCTCACCGGGCCGCGATCGCAGGACATGCGCGCGATCGCCGCGCAGTACGCCGCCGCGCTGCATCGTCCGGTGACCTACGTCGACGTGCCGTTCGAGCAGTGGCGCGACCAGGAGCTCCGGCCTCGGAACCTGCCGGAGCACCTGCGGCACCACATCGAGGTGATGGCCAGCCTCCACGCCGCGAACCGGTACGATCGCTCGACGTGCGACGTGGAATCGATCACCGGTCACCCCGCGGCCGACATCGTCCAGGACGTCGCTCGCCACGTCGCGGAGTTCGGGCCGTGA
- a CDS encoding RNA polymerase sigma factor: protein MSEDVSRTIDAVWRIESPRIVGALLRITRDVALAEELAQEALLAALERWPEQGIPDNPSAWLVVTAKNRALDELRRRKMLARKHEEIGRELDERDAPDFETALDEDVGDDVLRLVLIACHPVLSTEARVALTLRLVAGLTTEEIARAFLVAEPTVAQRIVRAKRTLAEARVPFEVPRGAELAERLGSVLEVVYLVFNEGYLATSGDDLMRPQLCDDALRLGRILAALVPDEPEVHGLVALMELSASRADARVDGKGDPVLLLDQDRARWSPLLIRRGLEALARAEQLGRPLGPYTIQAAIAACHARARAPEETDWTRIVALYDALAQITGSPVVELNRAVAVGMAFGPEQALELVDALEEEPVLRGYHLLHAVRADLLIKLGRTREARPELERAAFLAKNTRDKQMLLARAASLPER, encoded by the coding sequence GTGAGCGAGGACGTGAGCAGGACGATCGACGCGGTCTGGAGGATCGAGTCGCCGCGCATCGTCGGTGCGCTGCTCCGCATCACACGCGACGTGGCGCTCGCCGAGGAGCTCGCGCAGGAGGCGCTGCTCGCGGCGCTCGAGCGCTGGCCCGAGCAGGGCATTCCCGACAACCCGAGCGCGTGGCTCGTGGTGACCGCGAAGAACCGCGCGCTCGACGAGCTCCGCCGCCGCAAGATGCTGGCGCGCAAGCACGAGGAGATCGGGCGCGAGCTCGACGAGCGCGACGCGCCGGACTTCGAGACCGCGCTGGACGAGGACGTGGGCGACGACGTGCTGCGCCTCGTGCTCATCGCGTGTCATCCCGTGCTCTCCACCGAGGCGCGGGTCGCGCTCACGCTGCGGCTCGTCGCGGGCCTCACGACCGAGGAGATCGCGCGCGCGTTCCTGGTCGCCGAGCCCACCGTCGCGCAGCGCATCGTGCGCGCGAAGCGCACCCTCGCCGAGGCGCGCGTGCCATTCGAGGTGCCGCGCGGCGCCGAGCTCGCGGAGCGCCTGGGGTCGGTGCTCGAGGTCGTCTATCTGGTGTTCAACGAGGGCTATCTCGCGACGTCGGGCGACGACCTGATGCGCCCTCAGCTCTGCGACGACGCGCTGCGCCTCGGGCGCATCCTCGCCGCGCTGGTGCCCGACGAGCCCGAGGTGCACGGCCTGGTCGCGCTGATGGAGCTCTCGGCCTCGCGCGCCGATGCACGCGTCGACGGCAAGGGCGACCCGGTGCTCTTGCTCGATCAGGATCGCGCGCGGTGGAGCCCGCTCTTGATCCGTCGTGGCCTCGAAGCGCTGGCGCGCGCCGAGCAGCTCGGACGACCGCTCGGCCCGTACACGATCCAAGCGGCGATCGCGGCGTGCCACGCGCGTGCCCGCGCCCCGGAGGAGACCGACTGGACGCGCATCGTCGCGCTCTACGACGCGCTGGCGCAGATCACCGGATCGCCGGTGGTCGAGCTCAACCGTGCGGTCGCGGTCGGCATGGCGTTCGGCCCGGAGCAAGCGCTCGAGCTCGTGGATGCGCTCGAGGAGGAGCCGGTGCTGCGGGGCTATCACCTGCTCCACGCGGTGCGCGCGGATCTGTTGATCAAGCTGGGTCGCACTCGCGAAGCACGCCCCGAGCTCGAGCGCGCCGCGTTCCTCGCGAAGAACACCCGCGACAAGCAGATGCTGCTGGCGCGAGCCGCGAGCCTGCCCGAGCGCTGA
- a CDS encoding glycosyltransferase — protein MRVVLATVGTRGDVQPMLALAQALTRRGHHAIVACPESFAPWVRSLGVEHRALGEDLQALMAEKGASFERSLASMKSYFREQLLLQAPALLDIARDADAIVGTAMAWMAPSVAEKLGIAALELFPSSCAPSRLHPPPLMPFYGLPQWLNALLWWTSDRIQNGLMGAPVNEARATLELPPIASFTNHLFVDVPAVIAADDVLLPPDPAWQGRYPYAGFLFLDDPAPLDPALDAWLARGEPPIHVGFGSMAGGHPERVVTMLHDVARATGRRVLISAGSAKLGALPDELHVVPSAPHAKLFPRVAVAVHHGGSGTTAAALRAGVPQVVLPMMLDQFHHAHHLARAGLAPKAPSMAKVTAKTLTRAIEEALALPEAPRRAMSERLRASDAGSVIVDRLEQMTQRGA, from the coding sequence ATGCGTGTCGTGCTCGCGACCGTCGGGACCCGAGGGGACGTCCAGCCCATGCTCGCCCTCGCCCAGGCGCTCACGCGCCGCGGGCACCATGCGATCGTCGCGTGCCCCGAGAGCTTCGCGCCGTGGGTGCGCTCGCTCGGCGTCGAGCACCGTGCGCTCGGCGAAGATCTCCAGGCGCTCATGGCCGAGAAGGGCGCATCGTTCGAGCGCTCGCTCGCAAGCATGAAGTCGTACTTCCGCGAGCAGCTGCTCCTCCAAGCGCCCGCGCTGCTCGACATCGCGCGCGACGCCGACGCAATCGTCGGCACCGCGATGGCGTGGATGGCGCCCTCGGTCGCGGAGAAGCTCGGCATCGCCGCGCTCGAGCTCTTTCCCTCGTCGTGCGCGCCCTCGCGATTGCACCCACCGCCGCTGATGCCGTTCTACGGCCTGCCGCAGTGGCTCAACGCGCTCTTGTGGTGGACCAGCGATCGCATCCAGAACGGGCTCATGGGCGCGCCGGTCAACGAGGCGCGCGCGACGCTCGAGCTGCCGCCGATCGCGTCGTTCACGAACCACCTCTTCGTCGACGTGCCCGCGGTGATCGCGGCCGACGACGTGCTGCTCCCGCCCGACCCCGCGTGGCAGGGACGTTATCCCTACGCGGGCTTTCTGTTCCTCGACGATCCCGCGCCGCTCGATCCCGCGCTCGACGCGTGGCTCGCGCGCGGGGAGCCGCCGATCCACGTCGGCTTCGGCAGCATGGCGGGCGGTCATCCCGAGCGCGTCGTGACGATGCTCCACGACGTCGCGCGCGCGACCGGCCGGCGCGTGCTGATCTCGGCGGGCTCCGCGAAGCTCGGTGCGTTGCCCGACGAGCTCCACGTCGTTCCGAGCGCGCCGCACGCGAAGCTGTTCCCGCGGGTCGCGGTCGCGGTGCACCACGGCGGCTCGGGCACCACCGCAGCCGCGCTGCGCGCGGGCGTCCCTCAGGTCGTGCTCCCGATGATGCTCGACCAGTTCCACCACGCGCACCACCTCGCGCGCGCCGGCCTCGCGCCCAAGGCGCCGAGCATGGCGAAGGTCACCGCGAAGACGCTCACCCGCGCGATCGAGGAAGCGCTCGCGCTCCCCGAGGCACCGCGCCGCGCGATGTCGGAGCGGCTCCGCGCGAGCGACGCGGGGAGCGTGATCGTCGATCGCCTCGAGCAGATGACGCAGCGAGGCGCGTGA
- a CDS encoding SRPBCC family protein yields MAHRAMTVTTPSDREIHIERVFDAPRDRVWRAFTDAAQLASWWGRGNRLVIERFEPERGGHWRFVEHASDGVHGFEGRFREITPKERIVWTFEWDGMPGYVSIDTVRFEELEGGRTRVVNDSLFHTTEERDGMLGAGMEDGLAQSYAALDRLLAGGEARAQPAP; encoded by the coding sequence ATGGCCCATCGAGCGATGACGGTGACGACGCCGAGCGACCGCGAGATCCACATCGAGCGCGTGTTCGACGCACCGCGCGATCGCGTGTGGCGCGCGTTCACCGATGCCGCGCAGCTCGCGTCGTGGTGGGGGCGCGGCAATCGGCTGGTGATCGAGCGCTTCGAGCCGGAGCGCGGCGGACACTGGCGCTTCGTCGAGCACGCGAGCGACGGCGTGCACGGCTTCGAGGGGCGCTTCCGCGAGATCACGCCGAAGGAGCGCATCGTGTGGACGTTCGAGTGGGACGGGATGCCGGGCTACGTGTCGATCGACACCGTGCGGTTCGAGGAGCTCGAGGGCGGGCGCACGCGCGTCGTGAACGACTCGCTCTTCCACACCACCGAGGAGCGCGACGGAATGCTCGGCGCCGGCATGGAAGACGGCCTCGCGCAGAGCTACGCGGCGCTCGATCGTCTGCTCGCGGGCGGCGAGGCGCGGGCCCAGCCCGCGCCCTGA
- a CDS encoding GFA family protein: MKKTYRGSCHCGAVRFEADLDLAKGTLRCNCSFCRKARNWLAFAPGPDFRLLSGEDALTDYRHTPPKLSEPFLHLTFCRTCGVRPFARGGYLPQFGDSFHAVNVMCLDDATHEELASAPIHWADGANDDWDHAQPHHYF; this comes from the coding sequence ATGAAGAAGACCTATCGCGGTTCCTGTCACTGCGGCGCCGTGCGCTTCGAAGCCGATCTCGATCTCGCCAAGGGCACGCTGCGCTGCAACTGCTCGTTCTGTCGCAAGGCGCGCAATTGGCTCGCGTTCGCGCCCGGGCCCGACTTCCGGCTGCTCTCGGGCGAGGACGCGCTCACCGACTACCGACACACGCCGCCGAAGCTGTCGGAGCCGTTCCTGCACCTCACGTTCTGCCGGACCTGCGGGGTGCGCCCGTTCGCGCGCGGCGGGTACCTGCCGCAGTTCGGCGACTCGTTCCACGCGGTGAACGTGATGTGCCTCGACGACGCGACACACGAGGAGCTCGCGAGCGCGCCCATCCACTGGGCCGACGGCGCGAACGACGACTGGGACCACGCCCAGCCGCATCACTACTTCTGA
- a CDS encoding four helix bundle protein, giving the protein MPACSTASTMTASRSPVLASSAALRAAPRGRFDGLRAPAGGRGPESGETEDEMLKITENAIECCRDVGRIAKQVAKHDRSLADQLRRAMASVALNAAEGSVTRDGNGRLRFRTALGSAREVDVALRVAEAFGYVDALDAELMKRLDGICAALWKLTR; this is encoded by the coding sequence ATGCCGGCGTGCTCGACCGCCTCAACGATGACCGCTTCGCGGTCACCCGTGCTCGCCTCCTCCGCTGCGCTTCGTGCGGCTCCGCGCGGGCGCTTCGACGGTCTGCGCGCGCCGGCGGGTGGGCGGGGCCCCGAGTCGGGCGAAACGGAGGACGAGATGCTGAAGATCACGGAGAACGCGATCGAGTGCTGTCGTGACGTGGGTCGGATCGCGAAGCAGGTCGCGAAGCACGATCGGTCGCTCGCGGATCAGCTGCGGCGCGCGATGGCGTCGGTCGCGCTGAACGCGGCGGAAGGAAGCGTGACGCGCGATGGCAACGGGCGGCTGCGATTCCGAACCGCGCTCGGAAGCGCGCGAGAGGTCGATGTCGCGCTGCGCGTCGCCGAGGCGTTCGGGTACGTCGACGCGCTCGATGCGGAGCTGATGAAGCGTCTCGACGGCATCTGCGCTGCGCTGTGGAAGCTGACGCGATGA
- a CDS encoding DUF2200 domain-containing protein, protein MDKKPRVFGISFASVYPLYVQKAEKKGRTKDEVDEIIAWLTGYRGEQLQRAIDTKVDLETFFAQAPRMNPNAGLIKGVVCGVRVEDVADPLMQKIRYLDKLVDELAKGKKMTSILRG, encoded by the coding sequence ATGGACAAGAAGCCGCGAGTCTTCGGGATCTCCTTCGCGAGCGTGTATCCGCTCTACGTGCAGAAGGCCGAGAAGAAGGGGCGGACGAAGGACGAGGTCGACGAGATCATCGCCTGGCTCACCGGCTATCGCGGTGAGCAGCTCCAGCGCGCGATCGACACCAAGGTCGACCTCGAGACGTTCTTCGCCCAGGCGCCCCGGATGAACCCGAACGCGGGGCTCATCAAAGGCGTCGTCTGCGGCGTGCGCGTGGAAGACGTCGCCGACCCGCTGATGCAGAAGATCCGCTACCTCGACAAGCTCGTCGACGAGCTCGCCAAGGGAAAGAAGATGACGAGCATCCTCCGCGGGTAG
- a CDS encoding SMI1/KNR4 family protein, with protein MAELSARRGTRACPCSDVEIDTLERSLGAKLPRAYRSLLACDGRGGHRILEGTDWTYPSIVEIQRWARALAERDGLALPARTLIVAMHQGYQFFFVDLDDGEDPRVWHYLERRGRAVEFAPTLTAAVEELVESELGNSDDLFGR; from the coding sequence GTGGCCGAGCTGAGCGCGAGGCGCGGAACGCGCGCGTGTCCGTGCTCCGATGTCGAGATCGACACCCTCGAGCGCTCGCTCGGAGCGAAGCTTCCGCGGGCGTATCGCAGCCTGCTCGCGTGTGATGGCCGCGGCGGGCACCGCATCCTCGAGGGCACGGATTGGACGTACCCATCCATCGTCGAGATCCAGCGTTGGGCGCGGGCGCTCGCGGAGCGTGACGGGCTCGCGCTTCCGGCTCGCACCCTGATCGTCGCGATGCACCAGGGATATCAGTTCTTCTTCGTCGACCTCGACGACGGAGAAGACCCTCGTGTCTGGCACTACCTCGAGCGCCGTGGTCGAGCAGTCGAGTTCGCGCCCACGCTCACGGCGGCCGTCGAGGAGCTCGTCGAGTCGGAGCTCGGGAACAGCGACGACCTTTTCGGCAGATGA
- a CDS encoding putative quinol monooxygenase: protein MLIVHVHVRVKPEHLDAFVAETEENARASLQEPGILRFDLIREAGGDGDRFVLVEVYRSEDDPAKHKQTAHYAKWRDAVEPMMAEPRRSVKYGEVFPREQTAWATSGYTRS from the coding sequence ATGTTGATCGTCCACGTCCACGTCCGTGTGAAGCCCGAGCACCTCGACGCGTTCGTCGCGGAGACCGAAGAGAACGCGCGCGCGTCGCTGCAGGAGCCGGGGATCCTGCGCTTCGATCTGATCCGCGAGGCCGGCGGCGACGGCGATCGCTTCGTGCTCGTCGAGGTCTATCGGAGCGAGGACGACCCCGCGAAGCACAAGCAGACCGCGCACTACGCGAAGTGGCGCGATGCGGTGGAGCCGATGATGGCCGAGCCGCGCCGCAGCGTGAAATACGGCGAGGTGTTCCCGCGCGAGCAGACGGCGTGGGCGACCAGCGGGTACACGAGGTCGTGA
- a CDS encoding iron-containing alcohol dehydrogenase — MFELATAGRIVFGDGAIAKLPSIVASLAGGEARCLFVTGSRGERFAHVRQALEGAGITTASLAVSGEPTTDLAREGTALARRERCSIVVAIGGGSVLDAGKAIAALVTNEGDPLDYLEVIGRGLPLARAPLPFVAAPTTAGTGSEVTKNAVLADPTQRVKVSLRSDAMLPRVALVDPELTWSVPPAVTASTGLDAITQCLEPFVSSMASPLTDPFCRDGMRLGAGALRRAYEKGDDREARRDMALCSVFGGIALANAKLGAVHGFAAPIGGSFESPHGAVCARLLPLVVETNVAALRARAPQSPSLARYEEAARIVCGRADANIEDLIVWGHDIARDLAIPALSTYGMRASDVETIADKAAKASSTKGNPIVLERSELIAILERAL; from the coding sequence ATGTTCGAGCTCGCGACCGCGGGGCGCATCGTGTTCGGCGACGGCGCGATCGCGAAGCTGCCGTCGATCGTGGCGTCGCTCGCGGGCGGCGAGGCGCGCTGTCTGTTCGTGACCGGCTCGCGCGGCGAGCGCTTCGCCCACGTGCGGCAAGCGCTCGAGGGCGCGGGGATCACGACGGCGTCGCTCGCGGTGTCGGGCGAGCCGACGACCGATCTCGCGCGCGAGGGGACGGCGCTGGCCCGTCGCGAGCGGTGCTCGATCGTGGTCGCGATCGGCGGCGGGAGCGTGCTCGACGCGGGCAAGGCGATCGCGGCGCTGGTGACGAACGAGGGCGATCCGCTCGACTACCTCGAGGTGATCGGGCGCGGGCTGCCGCTGGCGCGCGCGCCGCTTCCCTTCGTCGCGGCGCCGACCACCGCGGGCACCGGTTCCGAGGTGACGAAGAATGCGGTGCTCGCCGATCCCACCCAGCGCGTGAAGGTGAGCCTGCGCAGCGATGCGATGCTGCCGCGGGTCGCGCTGGTGGATCCCGAGCTGACGTGGAGCGTGCCGCCCGCGGTGACCGCGAGCACCGGGCTCGACGCGATCACCCAGTGCCTCGAGCCCTTCGTGTCGTCGATGGCGAGCCCGCTCACGGATCCGTTCTGTCGCGATGGGATGCGGCTCGGCGCGGGCGCGCTGCGTCGCGCCTATGAAAAGGGCGACGATCGCGAGGCGCGCCGCGACATGGCGCTCTGCAGCGTGTTCGGCGGGATCGCGCTGGCGAACGCGAAGCTCGGCGCGGTGCACGGGTTCGCGGCGCCGATCGGCGGGAGCTTCGAGAGCCCGCACGGCGCGGTGTGCGCGCGTCTCTTGCCGCTGGTGGTCGAGACGAACGTGGCCGCGCTGCGGGCGCGGGCGCCCCAGAGCCCGTCGCTCGCGCGCTACGAGGAGGCGGCGCGCATCGTGTGCGGGCGCGCCGACGCGAACATCGAGGATCTGATCGTGTGGGGCCACGACATCGCGCGCGACCTCGCGATCCCGGCGCTCTCGACCTACGGGATGCGCGCGAGCGACGTGGAGACGATCGCCGACAAGGCGGCGAAGGCGAGCAGCACGAAGGGGAACCCGATCGTGCTCGAGCGCAGCGAGCTGATCGCGATCCTCGAGCGCGCGTTGTGA
- a CDS encoding sigma-54 interaction domain-containing protein has protein sequence MSAPAWSLGPREEDLAARFPRVIGRSERTAELRRQLAAAAGCEATVLLRGESGTGKEVAAWSIHEASERRRGPMVVVDCSAIASELIESELFGHERGAFTGALGPRAGLFEVASGGTIFLDEIGELPLAMQPKLLRVLESRTVRRVGGQKNVAVDVRVVCATHRDLRAEVRAGRFREDLYFRLAVLCVELPALRARRDDVPLLVEHFLHQQSCKQQSASAAAVMARIARERRHELVQHDWPGNVRELRNHVERCAAFGRWVPLDGNPEPELAREEPSGEHRVAAILGVDGSKAYADEKQKWVSLFERAYLEELLRVHDDNVKAAARTAGIDRAYLYRLLYRHGLR, from the coding sequence ATGAGCGCGCCGGCTTGGTCCCTCGGGCCGCGCGAGGAGGATCTCGCGGCGCGCTTTCCGCGCGTCATCGGTCGCTCCGAGCGCACGGCCGAGCTGCGCCGTCAGCTCGCGGCTGCGGCGGGGTGCGAGGCGACGGTGCTGCTGCGCGGCGAGAGCGGCACCGGCAAGGAGGTCGCGGCGTGGTCGATCCACGAGGCGAGCGAGCGACGTCGCGGGCCGATGGTGGTCGTCGACTGCAGCGCGATCGCGAGCGAGCTGATCGAGAGCGAGCTCTTCGGTCACGAGCGTGGCGCGTTCACCGGCGCGCTCGGCCCACGCGCCGGCCTCTTCGAGGTGGCGAGCGGAGGCACGATCTTCCTCGACGAGATCGGCGAGCTCCCGCTCGCGATGCAGCCGAAGCTGCTGCGCGTCCTCGAGAGCCGCACGGTGCGCCGGGTCGGTGGCCAGAAGAACGTGGCGGTCGACGTGCGCGTGGTGTGCGCGACCCATCGTGATCTCCGCGCCGAGGTGCGCGCCGGACGCTTCCGCGAGGATCTCTACTTCCGGCTCGCGGTGCTGTGCGTGGAGCTGCCGGCGCTGCGGGCGCGGCGCGACGACGTGCCGCTGCTCGTCGAGCACTTCCTCCATCAACAGAGCTGCAAGCAACAGAGCGCGAGCGCGGCCGCGGTGATGGCGCGCATCGCGCGCGAGCGACGCCACGAGCTGGTGCAGCACGACTGGCCGGGCAACGTCCGCGAGCTGCGCAACCACGTGGAGCGCTGCGCGGCATTCGGGCGCTGGGTCCCGCTCGACGGCAATCCCGAGCCCGAGCTCGCGCGCGAAGAGCCCTCGGGCGAGCACCGCGTCGCCGCGATCCTCGGCGTCGACGGATCGAAGGCGTACGCCGACGAGAAGCAGAAGTGGGTCTCGCTGTTCGAGCGCGCGTACCTCGAAGAGCTGCTGCGCGTGCACGACGACAACGTGAAGGCAGCAGCGAGGACGGCGGGGATCGATCGAGCCTATCTGTACCGGCTCTTGTACCGGCACGGACTGCGCTGA
- a CDS encoding CHASE domain-containing protein, with protein sequence MTPDTAPRRGSSTPWIVLVASIALVAFAAVVAAQWVESQARLRRERATAEVVRVVERRMDTYVALLRGVAALFAYDEDVDHEGFAQFVQHLRLEDYPGIQGLGWSERITPERQGAVLARIDGTAPRLWPDQAPDRDRHAIVFLEPLDARNRAAIGFDMHSEASRREAMDRARDEGVPAATEVVRLVQEIDDEVQPGFLIYVPVYEGGDVPSTLEERRARLRGFAYAPFRAGDLFRAMFPDGFGAHLSIHDGTAAHPSHELFEIEASGHTGAPHVERVQIAGRPWTLVVRPRADAVSDSRVVAIAIGLVGGLLTLLAFRSAWAEARARERAERALAIEARHAQFRETFLGVLGHDLRNPLSAVRTTAQALQRSPGMDATTRRALERIVRSTDRAIRMVAQLLDVTRVRLGGGLPIEARPVALAPLLREVVDELCSTHDVRFELELDERLEVHADPDRLAQVLSNLASNALTHGAPPFRVSARAEDRVAHIEVVNQGEPIPPDVLATLFDPFVRGERGGKREGLGLGLYISQQIAIAHGGSLDATSEAERGTRFVVRLPLAG encoded by the coding sequence ATGACGCCCGACACCGCGCCCCGACGAGGCTCGAGCACGCCGTGGATCGTGCTGGTCGCGTCGATCGCGCTGGTCGCGTTCGCGGCGGTGGTGGCCGCGCAGTGGGTCGAGTCCCAAGCGCGCCTGCGTCGCGAGCGCGCGACCGCCGAGGTGGTGCGCGTCGTCGAGCGCCGGATGGACACCTACGTCGCGCTGCTCCGCGGCGTGGCCGCGCTCTTCGCGTACGACGAGGACGTCGACCACGAGGGCTTCGCGCAATTCGTGCAGCACCTGCGGCTCGAGGACTACCCCGGGATCCAGGGCCTCGGCTGGTCCGAGCGCATCACCCCGGAGCGGCAGGGCGCGGTGCTCGCGCGCATCGACGGCACAGCCCCCCGGCTGTGGCCCGATCAAGCGCCCGATCGCGATCGCCACGCGATCGTGTTCCTCGAGCCACTCGACGCGCGCAATCGCGCGGCGATCGGCTTCGACATGCACAGCGAGGCGTCACGTCGCGAGGCGATGGACCGCGCGCGCGACGAGGGCGTGCCCGCGGCGACCGAGGTCGTGCGCCTGGTGCAGGAGATCGACGACGAGGTCCAGCCGGGGTTCCTCATCTACGTGCCGGTCTACGAAGGCGGCGACGTGCCGAGCACGCTCGAGGAGCGGCGCGCGCGCCTGCGCGGGTTCGCGTACGCACCGTTCCGCGCCGGCGATCTCTTCCGCGCGATGTTCCCCGACGGCTTCGGCGCGCACCTCTCGATCCACGACGGCACCGCGGCCCATCCCTCGCACGAGCTCTTCGAGATCGAGGCGAGCGGGCACACCGGCGCGCCGCACGTCGAGCGGGTGCAGATCGCAGGGCGCCCCTGGACGTTGGTGGTGCGGCCGCGCGCCGACGCGGTCTCCGACTCGCGGGTGGTCGCGATCGCGATCGGGCTCGTGGGCGGCCTGCTCACGCTGCTCGCGTTCCGCTCGGCATGGGCCGAAGCACGCGCTCGAGAGCGTGCCGAGCGCGCGCTCGCGATCGAAGCGCGCCACGCGCAGTTCCGCGAGACGTTCCTCGGCGTGCTGGGCCACGACCTGCGCAACCCGCTCTCGGCGGTGCGCACCACCGCGCAGGCGCTCCAGCGCTCGCCCGGCATGGACGCGACCACCCGCCGTGCCCTCGAGCGGATCGTGCGCAGCACCGATCGTGCGATCCGCATGGTCGCGCAGCTGCTCGACGTGACGCGGGTGCGGCTGGGAGGAGGGCTGCCGATCGAAGCGCGCCCGGTCGCGCTCGCGCCGCTGCTGCGCGAGGTCGTCGACGAGCTGTGCTCGACCCACGACGTGCGGTTCGAGCTCGAGCTCGACGAGCGGCTCGAGGTGCACGCCGATCCCGATCGCCTCGCGCAGGTGCTCTCGAACCTCGCGAGCAACGCGCTCACCCACGGGGCTCCGCCGTTCCGGGTGAGCGCTCGCGCCGAGGACCGCGTCGCGCACATCGAGGTGGTGAACCAGGGCGAGCCGATCCCGCCCGACGTGCTCGCGACGCTCTTCGATCCCTTCGTGCGCGGAGAGCGCGGCGGCAAGCGCGAGGGGCTCGGCCTCGGGCTCTACATCTCGCAGCAGATCGCGATCGCCCACGGAGGATCGCTCGACGCGACGTCCGAGGCCGAGCGGGGCACGCGCTTCGTGGTGCGCCTGCCGCTCGCGGGGTGA